CCAAAGTGATATCACCCAAAGTCCCCGCTTTTTCATAGGTTTGGGGATTTTCTGCGGGTGGGTAAATCCCAAGAGAAAGTTTTTTCTGAAAGTACTTTACAAAACGAAATAAATTCTTTAAGATGTGTAACAGGTAGTCAAACCTACCTNAATTCATCCGCAAATAATCGCATTTATAAAACAATGACAACAACCTTACAACAGCGCTCAAGCGCTAACGTATGGGATCGATTCTGTGAATGGATCACCAGCACCAACAACCGGATCTACATCGGTTGGTTCGGCGTAGTAATGATTCCAACCTTGCTAGCCGCAACAGCTTGCTTCGTAATCGCCTTCATCGCCGCTCCTCCCGTTGACATCGATGGAATCCGCGAACCAGTAGCAGGTTCCTTGATATACGGAAACAACATAATTTCCGGTGCAGTAGTACCTTCCTCCAACGCTATCGGTTTACACTTCTACCCAATTTGGGAAGCAGCATCCTTAGATGAGTGGTTATACAACGGTGGTCCTTACCAATTGGTAATCTTCCACTTCCTGATAGGCGTATTCTGCTACATGGGACGTGAATGGGAACTATCCTACCGCTTAGGAATGCGTCCTTGGATTGCGATTGCATATTCAGCACCAGTAGCAGCAGCAAGTGCAGTATTCTTGGTATACCCAATCGGACAAGGTTCATTCTCTGATGGTATGCCTTTAGGTATCTCAGGAACCTTCAACTTCATGATCGTGTTCCAAGCAGAACACAACATCTTGATGCACCCCTTCCACCAACTAGGTGTAGCAGGTGTATTCGGCGGAAGTTTGTTCTCAGCAATGCACGGTTCACTCGTAACTTCCTCCTTAGTTCGTGAAACCACCGAAACCGAGTCACAAAACTACGGTTACAAATTCGGTCAAGAAGAAGAAACCTACAACATCGTTGCAGCCCACGGCTACTTCGGTCGGTTAATCTTCCAATACGCTTCCTTCAACAACAGCCGTTCACTGCACTTCTTCCTCGCAGCATGGCCTGTAATCGGCATCTGGTTCACCGCCTTGGGTGTAAGCACAATGGCGTTCAACTTGAACGGTTTCAACTTCAACCAATCAATCATTGACTCTGAAGGTCGTGTGATTGCAACTTGGGCGGATGTAATCAACCGGGCTAACCTGGGTATGGAAGTAATGCACGAGCGCAATGCTCACAACTTCCCTCTCGATTTGGCTGCTGGCGATTCTGCTCCTGTTGCTCTTACTGCTCCTGCTATCAACGGTTAATCATAATCTGAGATACGCTCTTCACGATTTTCTATAAATAAAAGACGCTCTCCCAAAAGGGGGGCGTTTTTGCATTGGGTTAATTGCTACGTTAATTTAAAGTGCAAAAATGATCGTTATAGTTGAGAACTTAGGAAATAATATCAAAAAGTAAATTTTACAATTAATAACGGGTCATAACGAGTAATAATTGCTAGCAGCGTAGATAATAGCCTCAAAGCTCAAGTATAAGGAGAAGCCAAAAATGATTTTACACCGTGGGCGTAGGGTAGTAGCCGCTTTGTTGCTGTCAGTGGTACTACTGACAACAGCCTGTAGTCCAAAAACACCTGGACGTTTTGACCAGGCACAAAAAGAAAGCACTCAACAAAAAAGCGGTCAATCGGTAGCTAAAACCGCAACTCAGGGTAGCGAATTTAATAAACTTTTCCCAAGAGCTGGTGATGGCTACCAACGCGTCTATACCCAAGAGAAAAAAGGCTTTGCGGAAGCAAAGTTGAAAAAAGGCGGTAAAGATATAGCGGTGCTGTCTATTTCTGATACCACTAGCACACCCAGTGCAGCGGCAAAGTTCTCGAAAAGCACTAAAAAAATTGGCGGTTATCCCGCAGTAGAAGTTGGTAAAACGCAAACTGCAATTTTGGTAGGTAAGTACCAAGTAAAAGCACTTTCTCGTGATTCATCATTTACAGCTAGCGATCGCGAAGATTGGTTAGAGAAGTTTAATCTTAATGGTTTGGCTAACCTGAAATGATTTCCACTACTAACATTCAGATCATAAAACCTAAATAAGGAGATTTTTGTGAGCAAATCGATTGTTGAGTTGGTTGATCAATTGCCAACTGGCGGCTTGACTGTTTCTATGTTGAAGTCTCTCGATTTTGTTGCTCCTGGAGAGTGGCAAAATACCGTCGGCTTTGTCAACACTATCAAGAAAGTCACTGGCGAAGACGACGAAGATTTAATTCAGCAAATTGGCGAAAGAGCGATTTATCTATTTAATGATAAATCCCAAGGATACCAAAGAGCCTTGTGGTTATATCAAACTGTTGATAATACCGATAAAGCGCTTGGTGCAGCAGCTTTAGCTAACAAAGTCGGCGAAAAAATTCCTCTGTTGGGTTTTTTAAACTCTGTCACTCCCAAACCAGATAAAGCCCAAACCATTGATTTGACATTAAAATTAGTGGCTGAGTTGGTAGCCTTCTGTCAAATTAACGGCATTCCGGGAGACAGTATTGGGGATTTTGTCGCCTCTTTAGGAGAGTATAGTGGTGAGTCACTGATCCGCATGGTGGCGTTAGTTTGCGTTGATGGTTTGATACCTTTAGGCCCAGATTTTATCAGCAAAGCGATATCTGGGCTGAATCAAACAAATCCACAGGAGTTAGAACAAAACTCGACTTTCCAAAACATCAAAGATGTGATTCCAGGGAACAATGCTGGCAGTAAACTTAACTTTATCGGCGAAAGCTTTGACTCTGTTAAAGGTTGGATGAGTGGGTTGGTTAGCGCCAATAATTTAACGCCGCAAAAGGTTGTCCACAACTTGCAAAGTTTTACCGATATTGCTGATGACAAGTTGGACTACCTCGCAGCATTCCTGGATGTAGCAACAAATTATTATGAACACACTGGGACGCAAACTTTAGCACATCGCTTGATTGAACGCGCGGTGGCTGAGATTTAGGTTGATGGGTGATTGAAGAAGGTTACAAGGTTACAGGGGACAAATTATTCCCTATTACCTGTAACCTCCTAACCTAAGGCCTATTGGGGTAAATGCAAATCTGCTGCCATCGCATACAAGTAAGGTTGAAAAATAGCCAAGTTTTCCAGTTTATCAAAAGTACCTGTTTGCGTACCTGTGTCAAATGCAGTAGTAATTACGTAAAGTTTACTGCCATCAAAGGCAACATGACCGATATGTTGCTCTTGTACTCCACCTTGTTGCTTAAATCCGGCAAACCCATAGCGGATTCCTTGAAGCTTACCAATGGGTACTGATTGCGGTGGGTAAGCTGAGAATGTAATCTGTTTTCCATATTTACCCTGACGATCTTTCGCAAACGCAGCGTAGTGATCTACAACCCAAGTCTTAAGTACTGGTAAAACCTGGGTTTGGTACTTGGAATTTTGGTAGTTTACTTGGGAAGTAGTTGGAATACCAGCTGCTAAGAGTTTTTTTCGGAAATCTTCATTGTTTGCTAGTGGGTAAATGTTAATCTCAACTGTACCCAAACGTTTTCCTTGGGAGGAGACACACAACAGAGGTGCATTTCCTTCACAGGGAGTAACTTGCCAGTTAGTTGGAGCAGCAGCACTTCCCAGGATTTTCTGCCAGATATTTCCCTGATTAGAGTTGGGAAGTTTGGCAACGGTAGGAGCTTTTACTACTTTGGGTGGAGAAAATTGGGGTAGAACAAATTTGGCTCCTATCGGTATTGACACCAGCAAAATAGAGCCTAGTAATAAATGATAAAGTCGTAACATTTTTTCAAAATCCAGAGCCAGGGATTGCAGGCTAATAATATCTACAATACTTTAACTTTATAGGTATGGAGATAGAGGAAGAATACATGTGGATGAATACTTCAAGGTTAGATACCAAATAAAATATTCCAGCAGAATAAAGCCTTTGGCTTTATTCTGCTGGAGACTCTAGATGTGAAACTTTAACGAATTGACTTAGTAGCGATTATTGTTGCGGCGGGCATTACCGCCACCCCAGCTACCACGAGGAGAACCGCTTCTTTCCTCACGAGGTTTAGCTTTGTTCACTTTCAAATCACGTCCCATCCACTCAGCACCGTCAAGTGCATCTATGGCAGCTTGTTCTTGTGTGTCTGATTCCATTTCCACAAAAGCGAACCCACGCGGCCGCCTGTTTCCCGATCTGTGGGTAGTTGAACACGATTTACTGTTCCGTATTCTGCAAAAGCCTGCTTTAGGTCCTCTTCTGTAACCTGATAGGACAGGTTTCCGACGTAAATTGACATAGAAATCTCCGAATTCAGGGAGTGTAGAGAGTTAAATTCGGAGAGACGGTTTTTAGAAATCAAAACGAGTTACTCAACCGAAAATAATCTTTATGTCCATGAGTGTAGCACAGCCTTCAGCCTTTGAATATTGCCTGATAGTGAATTTTATTCACAAATCAAACCTTTAAAGACGGTTTGCAGACTTTCTAAAGACTGGCTTTTTTTGCTTGTACTATATTAAAGTTACACTTTTAATCGGAAATCGTAATTAACTTGCGATCGCCTAGGTATTTAGTGTTTTGAAAATTAAGCTGTGGACTAAAGAGTAAAGATTTCGGTGATTGTGCTAATCATACCATGATTAACTATCTTAAAAGAAATTTAAAAAATATTCATTCTCAAATGCACTATTAGCTATGGTCAAATTGCGCTAAGATACATTCTGCTTTCTTACACAGTACTTCGTGATATTCACCATTACTAGCTAGCAAACCTCCCCATTGATTGATATCACCAGTGTTATACTGCAACGGCGTGCCATCGAAGTGAGTAAACTGACCACCTACTTCTGTTAAAATCAATTCTGGAGCGGCTATATCCCAATCTTTGGGCGCAGACTTGCCGGAAAGAGAAATGTAGATATCTGCCTGTTGCTCAACAATAGTGGCGATTTTGCAGCCTACACTACCCACAGATTTCTGATTTTGACAGGGTAAATTTTGTAGCAGATGATCTAACCGTTGGTTGCGGTGAGAGCGACTAACGACTAAGGTTAAATCCTCAATTCGTTTACCTGAAGACACTTGTAAAGAAACAGAACCATCACGGGTTTCTACAAATGTACCCCCGCCTTTGGTAGCGTAATATAACTTTTGAGCCTCTGGTACTGCCACCACTGCCAACACTGGGCGTGTTTCCTTGACTAAAGCAATGTGAACTGCATAGTCTCCAGTTTTTTCGATAAAATCTCGTGTGCCATCCAAAGGGTCAATTATCCATACCCAAGGGGCAGAAGCCTTTCTACCACTACTTGACGATTGATAAGTTTCTTCGCTGATGTAAGCAAAATCTTCGTTACCCAAAGTTGCTTGTAGCCTCTGCAAAATGTATTGACTCACAGCTACATCGGCAACGGTGACAGGCTCATTTTGTTTATATTGAATTTCTAAGTTAGGGTCTTTTGCTGTGCCGTCGTAATACGATCGCAGTATCTCTGCTGCGCCCCAACCTACCTCACGAGCGATCGCTAATATTTCTTGTAAATCTTTCATTAATTTGGCCTATCTAAAAATATGCATAACGTGATTAGGGACGCACAGCGATACTTAGTTTAACTAATTACGAACTTGTACTGAGCGTCTTGCCCTGAGTTTCGACTACGCTCAACTACCGCGAAGCCGTTGGCGCAGCCTCTCGTAGAGAAGGGAGCCGAAGTATTACGAATTATCTTAAATCCATCCAGCGCCGAGTACCAAAAAATTTACAGGAATCAGCAGCAATATTAGCTGCTAGTGCCAGTGCATCAGTAAAGCTTTCCCTTAAAATGTAATGACAAAAAGCACCGTGGAAAATATCTCCAGCCCCTAACGTATCAACTGCTTGAATCTGCGGCACATCTACGATACCAGTTTTAGTGCCACTCAAGTATTCAATTGGTTCTTGTCCGTGGGTAATGGCGATGTGAGGAATGTCAAATCCACTGAGATAGCTAAAAACGTCTTCTCCACTTTGGCAGTTGGGGGGATAAAAATTAGCTGAACAGATTGCATAATCTACAAATGGTAGAATTTGCTCAAATCCCGGCTTCCAACTACCACCATCGATTACCACTGGGATATTCTTGGCTTTAGCCATTTGAACGATGGAATCACCAACCGCCATCTGATGTCCATCAATCAGTACTATATCGACATTCTGCAAAATATCTGGCGGGATAGAGGCGCTGCTAGCTTGAGTTTTGACAGCATTGATCGAAACCACAGCGCGTTCACCTGTAGCTTGAGTGACAATAATCGAAGATACAGGCGGTACTAAATCAGTGATAGGCTCAAGGTCTGCGATCGCAACTTTATAATTTGCCAAGTCATCTCGAATGAGCTGCGTCATTGGGTGAGAACCTACTACACCTAAGACAATAGCCTGATTTGCCAAATAATTGAAAGTTACAGCCGCGTTTGTTGCTGGCCCCCCTGCCGCTACAGTATAGTCAGTAGCGACAATCTTTTGATTATTCTTAGGGGCAGAGTCAGCAAGGTAAATCAAATCTAAAGTTACTAAACCTACAAATAATCCACGATTCATCTGCTCTTTCGTTCAAAATTCAATTCTGAATTCTGGCTCGCTTCGACTCCTTTCGACTTCGCTCAAGGCAAGTCGCTCAGTGACTTCCTGACTCCTGAATTCTTTCTTGGGAAATGGATATGGCTCTTGGCGACTGACAACTTCGATTGCTGTCTTCAACCAATCAATATAAGTCTCTTCTCTTTGGATTACCAACTCCAGCACCAGCCTTTGCATCACCTGCTTTCGGTTGGCAGATTCATCACTCAGTGATGGTAAATCGATGGTTTCACATTCAGCCAGCTTTTTGCTTCGAGCCGCCAATTGTTGCTCTAGTAGGTGAATGATGGTTTCATTCGATAACTGATCTGCAAAATGCAACTGCACGAGTAAAGGTTCTCTGATAGTCGGTAAGGGCTGATGAATCCCTAGCCATCGGCTAAATTCGGCTTTCCCTGGCTCCGTCACACTGTAGACTTTGCGGTTGGGGCGATCGTGTTGAATCTCAATGTTACAGGTAATCCAGCCTTGCTCAACTAGCTTATCGAGAGTTCTGTAAATTTGTGCCTGATCTGCTGGCCATAAATGGGCAATGCATTGATCGAAGCAGGTCGTTTTGAGGTCGTAGCCCGTCATTTCTTGCTGCTGAAGAAGACCTAAAATTACATTTGCTAGCGACATGAAGATGGTTTTCCCATAATTGATACTTTCTCGCTCGGTTCTACACTATGTAGCTCTTATAATTTTATGTTAATATATGATTAATCAAATATAAGACATGACGTTTATAAAAGACATGCTCATTATAATGCTTCTTAGCAAGGAAACCAAATACATAAAAAACTCCATTCACAAGGGTATGGAGGAGAAGAAGGGAATAGGTTAAAGGTAACAGGGTACAGATCCCTATCACCTGTTACCTGTCACCTCTTCCCTAATCCCAATGCCCAATTCTCAATGCTTAGAAATTATTTAAGCCATTGAAGACTATTGTAACGAGAGGATAAGTAACATTGACTTCTAACACACTTACACAAAGAATACGTCAGCATCAATATCTGCGTGATTTACGAAACAAATTACTCGACCTTCACAAGATGTTGCTGGAGACAGAACGCATTGCCTACGAACAGATTAGTGGACGAGTATCAAGTGGAGAACTTCTTCAGCTAGTCATCGCTCACGAACAATTTGCTTGGCTACATCGCATTTCTGAGATGGTTGTGCAAGTTGATGAAATGCTCCAAGCAGACGAACCGATATTACTGGACGATTTCCAAAAATTGATTGCTGATGTCCGTACACTTATTGTACCGTTAGAGACGGGTAATACCTTCGAGAGAAAGTATTACAACGCTCTCCAGCGCGAACCTGGTGCTGTGTTGGCACACGCGGAGATATCCAGATTCCTCACGTCTAAGGTTTGATTGCTAATTTACCCAAACAGTGCTGAGTACAAAAGTAAGAATCGTACTCAGCACTTGGGCACTCATCAACTAACTGCCACCAAAGGCTGAGGTATTTCAGCTTTATGCCATACCGATTTCCCTGTTAGCAGTTCTACAACATCCATCCCATTCCCAATCACACCTGGTACACTCGGATATCCGGCACTTGCTCCGACGAAAAACAGGTTAGATAACTCTGTCGTATATCCCAAACGATTTAAACCAACCTGTTTGGGAATTAATTTCGCACCGTAAATATTACCCTGCGGCTGTCCTAGATAAAATTCGCTGGTGGTAGGTGTGCCGTAAACTTTCATCCGGGCGTAGTTGTCCACATCTGGAATCAAATCTCGCACACTTGTCATCATCTGCTGATAAACTTCTCGCTTTTTGGCTTTATAGGCTTTTGGATTAGTTTTGTGCAGATTTTCAAATGGTTTATAAGAACAGACAGTCGCAATCTCTAAAACGTGATGTCCTTTTGGCCCCATCCCTGGTTCGCTAGATTTCATCGTTGGACAAGAGAGGAAAATCCACGGATGACTGAAGTTACCTGCCAATTGTTGTTGATATTCTCTATTCAGGTCGCCTGTGGGATAATACCAAATATTCCAATTACCGATGCCATAACGTTGAGGATCGAAACGGCTATCTAAACCCAAGTAGATATTGAAAGCACTGGCTGAGTATTCGTAACTGGTTAGACGTTGATGCTCTTTGTGACTCAAAGCTTCAGAATCATGCATCAACTCCACTGTTAATTTGGGGTCGAGGTCGCTGATATAAGCTTTGTTGGCACAATAGCTTATACCATCGGCAATGACACTATGGACATTATGGTTGCTAACTTGAATATGGCTTACCGGAGTTGAGTATTTGATTACACCTCCACCTGCGGTAATGACGTTTGCAATGGTGTTAACAAAGTGTTTGAAGTGATGTTTAGGATAATAAGCACCTTCT
This portion of the Nostoc sp. GT001 genome encodes:
- the psbA gene encoding photosystem II q(b) protein, yielding MTTTLQQRSSANVWDRFCEWITSTNNRIYIGWFGVVMIPTLLAATACFVIAFIAAPPVDIDGIREPVAGSLIYGNNIISGAVVPSSNAIGLHFYPIWEAASLDEWLYNGGPYQLVIFHFLIGVFCYMGREWELSYRLGMRPWIAIAYSAPVAAASAVFLVYPIGQGSFSDGMPLGISGTFNFMIVFQAEHNILMHPFHQLGVAGVFGGSLFSAMHGSLVTSSLVRETTETESQNYGYKFGQEEETYNIVAAHGYFGRLIFQYASFNNSRSLHFFLAAWPVIGIWFTALGVSTMAFNLNGFNFNQSIIDSEGRVIATWADVINRANLGMEVMHERNAHNFPLDLAAGDSAPVALTAPAING
- a CDS encoding sugar kinase, with the protein product MNRGLFVGLVTLDLIYLADSAPKNNQKIVATDYTVAAGGPATNAAVTFNYLANQAIVLGVVGSHPMTQLIRDDLANYKVAIADLEPITDLVPPVSSIIVTQATGERAVVSINAVKTQASSASIPPDILQNVDIVLIDGHQMAVGDSIVQMAKAKNIPVVIDGGSWKPGFEQILPFVDYAICSANFYPPNCQSGEDVFSYLSGFDIPHIAITHGQEPIEYLSGTKTGIVDVPQIQAVDTLGAGDIFHGAFCHYILRESFTDALALAANIAADSCKFFGTRRWMDLR
- a CDS encoding 3'(2'),5'-bisphosphate nucleotidase CysQ, with the translated sequence MKDLQEILAIAREVGWGAAEILRSYYDGTAKDPNLEIQYKQNEPVTVADVAVSQYILQRLQATLGNEDFAYISEETYQSSSSGRKASAPWVWIIDPLDGTRDFIEKTGDYAVHIALVKETRPVLAVVAVPEAQKLYYATKGGGTFVETRDGSVSLQVSSGKRIEDLTLVVSRSHRNQRLDHLLQNLPCQNQKSVGSVGCKIATIVEQQADIYISLSGKSAPKDWDIAAPELILTEVGGQFTHFDGTPLQYNTGDINQWGGLLASNGEYHEVLCKKAECILAQFDHS
- a CDS encoding NAD(P)/FAD-dependent oxidoreductase, whose protein sequence is MEIFDYVILGAGLGGLSAAACLTRQGYRVAVLEQHYLPGGCCHTFDYGEYSFCADVHYISQCGSGQTIGKFLDYLNQDVPLNSLDPDCIDRVITPEADFKIPLGWESLRSRLLSTFPEEANAINRYCNEIQQLHQEIRSLVQEVHWFDRKLSDWLKLPKYLNLFLKRNWTLQDLYNHVGLSPKLQALLAGQSGDYALPPEEIALLTHTSLTWDYSEGAYYPKHHFKHFVNTIANVITAGGGVIKYSTPVSHIQVSNHNVHSVIADGISYCANKAYISDLDPKLTVELMHDSEALSHKEHQRLTSYEYSASAFNIYLGLDSRFDPQRYGIGNWNIWYYPTGDLNREYQQQLAGNFSHPWIFLSCPTMKSSEPGMGPKGHHVLEIATVCSYKPFENLHKTNPKAYKAKKREVYQQMMTSVRDLIPDVDNYARMKVYGTPTTSEFYLGQPQGNIYGAKLIPKQVGLNRLGYTTELSNLFFVGASAGYPSVPGVIGNGMDVVELLTGKSVWHKAEIPQPLVAVS